In one window of Candidatus Dependentiae bacterium DNA:
- a CDS encoding VTT domain-containing protein, with translation MKGMYKWLGKHVHAPYGTFMLGLVTIIEGFFIIPVSTVLAFYCLENRRKAFIYATVTTIASGFGAFIGYYMGVALWQWAGPSLINKIIGADTFGRLVEQYKNNQAWAVTGIALTPLPFKALTLTAGFCKLPLAPFIAFTLIGRGIRFYLIATGIYLWGEKIQYYLDKYFYYFVALGISMLVGSWWFLH, from the coding sequence ATGAAAGGCATGTATAAATGGCTAGGAAAGCATGTACATGCACCTTATGGAACCTTTATGTTAGGTCTCGTGACCATTATAGAAGGCTTCTTTATAATACCCGTAAGCACAGTACTTGCATTTTATTGTCTTGAAAATAGAAGGAAAGCATTTATATATGCTACCGTAACAACTATAGCTTCTGGTTTTGGTGCTTTTATTGGGTACTATATGGGTGTTGCTTTATGGCAGTGGGCAGGTCCTTCACTTATAAACAAAATTATAGGCGCAGATACGTTTGGTCGTTTAGTAGAACAATACAAAAACAATCAAGCTTGGGCAGTAACAGGTATAGCACTTACCCCCCTTCCTTTTAAAGCACTAACCCTTACTGCAGGCTTTTGCAAGTTACCCTTAGCACCCTTTATAGCTTTTACTTTAATTGGCCGCGGTATTAGATTTTACCTTATAGCTACCGGTATTTATCTATGGGGCGAGAAAATACAGTATTATCTTGATAAATACTTTTATTATTTTGTTGCTTTAGGCATAAGCATGTTGGTTGGCAGCTGGTGGTTTTTACATTAA
- a CDS encoding ankyrin repeat domain-containing protein, producing MNIFFLALVFLASPLYAMNNQTSLFERLVSYLPLCMQTQAMQHQARRDAQLLEASKVGNAQDVKILLNQGANPNKVSSDGTTPLFAAASNGHTKVIQLLLTASADLEKTCHCFISLSSPEQSLFMPLKAERLDIGQMLLDISAGNTENYTPLEAAKLNQQTQVIRIITKYSTMLDKATDNPTESALRKAIVLGYTDIVEKLLKRLTLTHSQLQAYNRLAYHYYKYTCNSIYKKIGRLLLREIHVTYTLTGSTQSGATVPGDIAKLIARYESTGPQIA from the coding sequence ATGAATATATTTTTTCTTGCTTTAGTATTTCTAGCATCACCTCTGTATGCTATGAATAACCAAACTTCTTTGTTTGAACGGTTGGTATCTTATTTACCACTATGCATGCAAACTCAAGCTATGCAACATCAAGCACGTAGAGATGCGCAATTACTTGAAGCTTCTAAAGTAGGCAATGCACAAGATGTAAAAATATTACTTAATCAAGGAGCCAATCCAAACAAAGTTAGCTCAGATGGTACAACACCACTTTTTGCCGCAGCAAGTAATGGCCATACAAAAGTCATACAACTTCTACTTACCGCTAGCGCAGATCTAGAAAAAACTTGTCATTGTTTCATATCGCTTAGTTCACCTGAGCAATCTCTTTTTATGCCTCTTAAAGCAGAGCGTTTAGATATTGGTCAAATGCTGCTTGATATTTCTGCTGGCAATACAGAGAATTATACACCTCTTGAGGCAGCTAAGCTAAATCAGCAGACGCAAGTAATAAGAATTATCACAAAATATAGCACTATGTTAGACAAAGCAACAGATAATCCAACTGAAAGCGCATTACGAAAAGCCATTGTACTGGGTTATACAGATATCGTTGAGAAACTTTTAAAAAGACTAACTCTAACACACTCTCAACTTCAGGCCTATAATCGCTTAGCATACCACTACTACAAATACACCTGTAATAGCATCTATAAAAAAATAGGCCGATTACTTTTACGAGAAATACACGTAACTTATACATTGACTGGCAGCACACAGTCAGGTGCTACAGTACCGGGTGATATAGCTAAGCTTATTGCTCGCTATGAAAGCACTGGACCTCAGATTGCTTAA
- a CDS encoding ankyrin repeat domain-containing protein produces the protein MNRILYSLTLLYASSFCFYSVSMDSSAIFKNEKDKQEFQALVRQADRASAELKIALSNALIKVVKFSEPLVLESLLRSGADVNVFMDSLGNRPIHYAAITNNKEMMDILLNYGAEVKVVNAMGDTPLHYAAVNNNGEVMELLSVKGADWNSLNQIGKSAFHMGQEKHQTAFLTNINSIGTNK, from the coding sequence ATGAATCGTATTTTGTATAGTTTAACTTTGTTGTATGCTAGTAGTTTTTGTTTTTATTCAGTGAGCATGGATTCTTCAGCTATATTTAAAAATGAAAAAGATAAACAAGAGTTTCAAGCTCTTGTTAGACAAGCTGATAGAGCTTCAGCAGAGCTTAAAATAGCTTTATCAAATGCTTTAATTAAAGTGGTTAAATTTTCAGAACCTCTTGTCTTAGAGTCTCTTTTACGAAGTGGGGCAGATGTTAATGTTTTTATGGACTCTTTAGGTAATAGGCCTATTCATTATGCTGCAATTACTAATAATAAAGAGATGATGGATATATTACTTAACTATGGTGCTGAAGTAAAGGTTGTTAATGCTATGGGCGATACACCTCTTCATTACGCTGCAGTTAATAATAATGGTGAAGTTATGGAATTATTAAGTGTCAAAGGTGCAGATTGGAATTCGCTTAATCAAATAGGCAAATCTGCGTTTCATATGGGGCAGGAAAAGCATCAAACAGCTTTTTTAACGAATATAAATAGTATAGGCACTAACAAGTAA
- a CDS encoding FkbM family methyltransferase, which yields MHTDNSLDSLPQGPITKQFIAQFLPINPVIIEAGAHRGRDTVKMAKLWPESTIYAFEPVPELYTLLTATTQEYVNIQCFNIALSNKQEAALLYISGGTSNACSSLLKPKECLTLQPTVSFEQTTLAQTVTLDAWAQEKNITHVDFMWLDMQGNELKALEGAQTLLPTVKALFIEVNLVERYEGNPSFNQLQDFLARFNFKALQKDMPKHNKINVLFVHN from the coding sequence ATGCATACAGATAATTCCCTAGACTCTTTGCCTCAAGGGCCCATTACCAAACAGTTTATTGCCCAGTTTTTACCGATTAATCCAGTTATTATAGAAGCAGGAGCTCATAGAGGTAGAGATACAGTAAAAATGGCTAAGTTATGGCCTGAAAGTACTATTTATGCTTTTGAACCAGTACCTGAACTGTATACCCTTTTAACAGCAACTACCCAAGAGTATGTAAATATCCAATGCTTTAATATAGCATTAAGCAATAAACAAGAAGCTGCTCTTTTGTATATTAGCGGAGGCACTTCAAATGCTTGTAGTTCTTTACTTAAACCTAAAGAATGCTTAACGCTACAACCCACTGTAAGCTTTGAGCAAACTACCCTAGCACAAACAGTAACGCTTGATGCCTGGGCTCAAGAAAAAAACATAACTCACGTTGATTTTATGTGGCTTGATATGCAAGGTAACGAGCTTAAAGCGCTTGAAGGAGCTCAAACGCTACTGCCAACAGTAAAAGCTCTCTTTATAGAGGTAAACTTAGTTGAGCGGTACGAAGGCAATCCTTCTTTTAATCAATTACAAGATTTTCTTGCTAGGTTTAACTTTAAAGCGCTACAAAAAGACATGCCCAAGCATAACAAGATTAATGTACTTTTTGTGCACAATTAA
- a CDS encoding ankyrin repeat domain-containing protein — protein sequence MKTILDHGANLNYANPQDWTALHQAVYPPNPQAIKLLLEREANPLAKNNLGRMPFDIAKKHIALLKKIDETTTLTKKTRQELQQTIDNYKEILKLLSEANTKKARLALEKHLATSEINGVSLSNLAKTIVGYAIK from the coding sequence ATGAAAACAATTCTAGACCATGGAGCAAATCTAAACTATGCAAATCCTCAAGATTGGACTGCTTTGCATCAAGCAGTCTATCCACCAAATCCCCAAGCTATCAAACTGCTTCTTGAAAGAGAAGCAAATCCACTAGCAAAAAACAATTTAGGCCGAATGCCTTTTGATATAGCTAAAAAGCATATAGCTCTACTTAAAAAAATAGATGAAACAACAACTTTAACAAAAAAAACACGACAAGAGCTACAACAGACAATTGATAACTATAAAGAAATTCTAAAACTTTTAAGCGAAGCTAATACAAAAAAAGCTCGCTTAGCTTTAGAAAAACACTTAGCTACCAGTGAAATAAATGGCGTTAGCCTAAGCAATCTTGCAAAGACAATAGTTGGGTACGCCATTAAATAA
- a CDS encoding glycine--tRNA ligase yields the protein MSSVVTLEKLVSLCKRRGLVYQTAEIYGGLNGVYDFGPVGTLLKQNIRQAWINALKKLELEVVFIEGSLLAPHAVWEASGHVQNFQDPLVDCLICKHRYRADDVDLAKPCPHCGNTSWTEVRQFNLMFKTQLGAAVDSTSIAYLRPETAQAIFINFKNVMTSNRVKIPFGIAQVGKAFRNEITPKQFLFRMREFEQMEMEWFCTEEQSAEFFSFWSEQRRAFYTSIGVNPDKIRLRPHDKDELSHYSSMTSDVEYNFPFGWKELEGIAYRGNFDLTQHMKHSGKDLAVFDEATKTSYIPHVVECSVGTDRLFLTLLFDAYYEDSVDGETRIVLKLDPKIAPYKAAFMPLTKQQVEPMEKIYKKFKQLGYSVQFDVSGSIGKRYRRQDEIGTPVCFTYDFDTEQDNCVTVRNRDTMKQERIAIDQLETYLATVLA from the coding sequence ATGTCATCTGTTGTAACACTAGAAAAATTAGTCTCTTTATGTAAACGACGTGGCTTGGTTTACCAAACTGCTGAAATCTATGGAGGCCTTAATGGCGTGTATGATTTCGGGCCCGTTGGTACATTACTTAAACAAAATATACGTCAAGCATGGATTAACGCCTTAAAAAAGCTGGAGCTTGAAGTGGTCTTTATTGAAGGCTCGCTACTGGCACCACATGCCGTATGGGAAGCTTCTGGCCATGTGCAAAACTTTCAAGATCCATTAGTTGATTGTCTGATTTGTAAGCATAGATACAGAGCAGATGATGTTGATTTAGCTAAACCATGCCCTCATTGTGGCAATACCTCTTGGACAGAAGTCCGTCAATTTAATTTGATGTTTAAAACACAGCTTGGCGCTGCGGTTGATAGCACATCGATCGCTTATTTGCGCCCAGAAACAGCTCAAGCTATTTTTATTAATTTTAAAAATGTTATGACAAGTAATCGTGTTAAGATTCCTTTTGGCATAGCACAAGTAGGCAAAGCATTTCGTAACGAAATCACCCCTAAACAGTTTTTATTTCGCATGCGTGAGTTTGAGCAAATGGAAATGGAATGGTTCTGTACTGAAGAGCAATCAGCAGAGTTTTTCTCTTTTTGGTCTGAACAACGCAGAGCATTTTATACCAGCATTGGGGTAAATCCAGATAAAATACGCTTAAGACCTCATGACAAAGATGAGCTGTCCCATTATTCAAGCATGACATCAGATGTTGAATATAATTTTCCTTTTGGTTGGAAAGAGCTTGAAGGTATAGCATACCGGGGCAACTTTGATTTAACACAACATATGAAGCATTCTGGTAAAGATTTAGCGGTTTTTGATGAAGCTACTAAAACTTCTTATATACCCCATGTAGTTGAATGTTCTGTAGGTACTGATCGCTTATTTTTAACGCTTCTTTTTGATGCTTACTATGAAGATTCTGTTGACGGCGAAACACGCATTGTGCTTAAATTAGATCCTAAAATAGCACCTTACAAAGCTGCTTTTATGCCGCTTACTAAACAGCAGGTTGAGCCTATGGAAAAGATTTATAAAAAATTCAAGCAACTAGGGTATTCCGTTCAATTTGATGTGTCTGGCTCTATTGGTAAACGGTATCGCCGCCAAGATGAAATTGGTACACCTGTTTGCTTTACCTATGATTTTGATACAGAACAAGATAACTGCGTGACAGTACGCAATCGTGACACTATGAAGCAAGAACGTATAGCTATCGATCAACTTGAAACTTACCTAGCAACAGTGCTAGCATAG
- a CDS encoding GNAT family N-acetyltransferase, with the protein MNSSYIQFFLISLIFICFSSYAMNPTEKSKINYVIRPGNAQDRDNLKLLYRQVAAIPGGLARTADEITDDYIDKILANALTKGLIFVAEYNGQLIGSLLKYKLEPKVFAHVLSEGSILVHPDFQGSGIGTNLFLALFKELEEHRPDIYRVEIVARESNPAIKLYERLGFKKEGRFEGRIKNSNGSFEADIPMAWFNKSFKPNA; encoded by the coding sequence ATGAACAGTTCTTATATACAATTTTTTTTAATTTCTCTCATATTTATCTGTTTTTCAAGTTATGCTATGAATCCTACAGAAAAATCAAAAATTAATTATGTTATTAGACCTGGTAACGCCCAAGATAGGGATAACTTAAAGTTACTTTACCGACAAGTTGCAGCAATACCGGGTGGATTAGCCCGTACTGCTGATGAAATTACTGATGATTATATTGATAAAATACTTGCAAATGCTCTTACTAAAGGGCTTATTTTTGTTGCAGAGTATAATGGTCAGCTTATTGGCTCTCTTTTAAAATACAAGCTCGAGCCAAAAGTATTTGCTCATGTATTAAGTGAAGGTAGCATTTTAGTGCATCCTGACTTTCAAGGTAGTGGTATTGGAACTAACTTATTTTTGGCTCTGTTTAAGGAACTAGAAGAGCATCGTCCTGATATTTATCGAGTTGAGATTGTTGCTCGTGAATCTAATCCAGCTATCAAGCTTTATGAAAGACTAGGTTTTAAAAAAGAAGGTCGCTTTGAAGGACGTATTAAAAATAGTAATGGGTCCTTTGAAGCTGATATTCCCATGGCATGGTTTAATAAAAGTTTTAAACCTAATGCATGA
- a CDS encoding TrkA family potassium uptake protein, whose protein sequence is MKFCVIGVGRFGYNVATTLADNGMDVLAVDGNESIIASIRDKVTQAICLRVIDEEGLRTIGADEMDTVIVAMGENFAQSILITAILKQKLKTRMVIVRSISGIHRDILQLIGADQVILPEQQVGRQLADNLSLPFKALMRLSSNFCISELLTPERFIGQTLGELELYNTYTVRCLALRVNNEVIISDDSYRLMDTDILIIAGNNKDIARISKL, encoded by the coding sequence ATGAAATTTTGTGTAATTGGCGTTGGTCGCTTTGGTTATAATGTAGCAACCACACTTGCAGATAATGGCATGGATGTACTTGCTGTTGACGGCAATGAATCTATAATAGCTTCTATACGCGACAAAGTAACACAAGCCATTTGTTTACGTGTTATTGACGAAGAAGGATTACGCACCATTGGTGCTGATGAAATGGACACTGTTATTGTAGCTATGGGTGAAAACTTTGCCCAATCTATCCTAATTACTGCTATACTCAAACAAAAATTAAAAACACGTATGGTTATTGTTCGCTCTATAAGTGGCATACATCGTGATATTTTGCAACTTATAGGTGCTGATCAAGTAATATTACCAGAGCAACAGGTAGGCCGCCAACTAGCTGATAATTTAAGCTTACCGTTTAAAGCATTGATGCGTTTAAGCTCTAATTTTTGTATAAGTGAACTTCTTACGCCTGAGCGTTTTATAGGTCAAACATTAGGCGAGCTTGAGCTGTATAACACCTATACGGTACGCTGCTTAGCACTACGCGTTAACAACGAAGTTATTATCAGCGATGACAGTTATAGGCTAATGGATACTGATATATTAATTATTGCAGGCAACAATAAAGATATTGCACGTATCTCAAAACTCTAA
- a CDS encoding type II toxin-antitoxin system HicA family toxin, protein MSKIEKLISKIFNGSSISYDDAERILLYLNFDLDVTGSHHIFRKRNYSKTVSLKRRPQLLAYQIKDLKQVLLDHNYEK, encoded by the coding sequence GTGAGTAAAATAGAGAAATTAATTAGCAAAATTTTTAATGGTAGCTCAATTTCTTATGACGATGCAGAGCGCATACTACTTTATCTTAATTTTGATTTAGATGTGACAGGCTCGCATCATATCTTTAGAAAACGCAACTATAGCAAAACAGTTTCCCTGAAAAGAAGACCTCAATTGTTAGCGTATCAAATAAAAGATCTTAAACAGGTACTATTGGATCATAATTATGAAAAATAA
- a CDS encoding type II toxin-antitoxin system HicB family antitoxin, giving the protein MKNKNLSYYLNLPWTYTIETDIDENKNKIYIVSVNELEGVRTDGITIEQAIHHIKDAIESTIKLYMKHNEEIPEPIDEEQFKGNIAYRTSSRRHYLLAREAKKRDQSLSKIIDEFIDKAMSK; this is encoded by the coding sequence ATGAAAAATAAAAATTTAAGTTATTACCTTAATCTCCCTTGGACTTATACTATTGAAACAGACATAGATGAAAACAAAAATAAAATATATATAGTAAGCGTTAACGAGCTTGAAGGTGTCCGTACTGATGGTATAACAATTGAACAAGCAATTCACCATATTAAAGATGCTATTGAAAGTACTATCAAATTATATATGAAACATAACGAAGAAATCCCAGAACCTATTGATGAAGAACAATTTAAAGGTAATATAGCATATAGAACTTCTTCACGGCGCCATTATTTACTTGCTCGTGAGGCAAAAAAACGTGATCAATCACTAAGCAAAATTATAGATGAGTTCATAGATAAAGCGATGAGCAAATGA
- a CDS encoding trypsin-like peptidase domain-containing protein yields MRIVYSIIGALVAGILIAVGIVNYRVYRELQTAQTKSQTTQVSTEKPVLIPDNSMISDDELKISKRQMWSDLQRKLKDTVVQVFAQIAEFNWLEPYKTPNQYEATGTAFFINDQGELITNAHVVDQAKVLFIQIPSLGKRRFEVEVVGVSPERDLALLKLKEHDNQELKKDLNRTSIPYLKLGNSDTIYRADKLMALGFPLGQQGLKSTTGVVSGREHIEGQHFIQISAALNKGNSGGPSLNSIGEVIGVNSAIIQNAQNVGYIIPINEVRLFLDQVRSMPATTSVKLLRKPYLGLLYKNGSEMLTKFLGNPLPGGLYIVEVYKSSPLAKAGIQGGDMIYKINGNTVDIYGEMNVPWSAEDKVSIVDYISRLKVGQDITLDYYRKGVAKSTTFKFSQSEVPPVHIMYPGYEKVDYEVIGGLVVMPLTINHIVLIGKYVPDLLEYSDIRKNREPRLIVTHILLNSPASRSRTIGAGAVIAQVNGQKVTTLDELRKVVPQSLKTGYLTLRTVESVLVVMPFDEVMRDERQLSATYFYPLSSLYKNLAQVYQSDKAVGQAPKAPIEVQQTK; encoded by the coding sequence ATGCGTATTGTATATTCCATTATTGGTGCACTTGTTGCAGGTATTTTAATTGCTGTAGGTATAGTTAACTATAGGGTCTATAGAGAGCTTCAAACAGCTCAAACTAAAAGCCAGACAACGCAAGTAAGTACAGAAAAACCTGTTTTGATACCAGACAATAGCATGATCAGTGATGATGAGCTAAAAATAAGTAAGCGTCAGATGTGGAGTGATCTACAAAGAAAGCTTAAAGATACGGTAGTACAAGTATTTGCGCAAATTGCAGAATTTAACTGGTTGGAGCCTTATAAAACGCCAAATCAATATGAAGCTACTGGTACAGCATTTTTTATCAATGACCAAGGGGAACTTATTACTAATGCCCACGTAGTTGATCAAGCTAAAGTACTTTTTATTCAAATACCATCGTTGGGTAAACGCCGTTTTGAAGTAGAAGTTGTTGGTGTAAGCCCTGAACGTGATTTAGCACTTTTAAAACTCAAAGAACATGATAATCAAGAACTTAAAAAAGATCTTAATCGTACAAGTATACCTTATCTAAAGCTTGGCAACTCAGATACTATTTATAGAGCCGATAAACTTATGGCGCTTGGCTTTCCGTTAGGCCAACAAGGCCTTAAGAGTACTACTGGTGTGGTAAGTGGTCGTGAGCATATTGAAGGGCAACATTTTATTCAAATTAGCGCTGCGCTTAACAAAGGTAACTCCGGAGGCCCTTCGCTTAACAGTATTGGTGAAGTTATTGGAGTTAACTCTGCTATAATTCAAAACGCTCAAAACGTTGGCTATATTATACCTATAAATGAAGTGCGTTTATTTTTAGATCAAGTGCGTTCAATGCCTGCAACTACGAGCGTAAAACTACTCCGTAAGCCCTATTTAGGATTATTGTATAAAAATGGTAGTGAGATGTTAACCAAGTTTTTAGGTAACCCTCTGCCTGGCGGCTTGTATATTGTTGAAGTATATAAATCAAGTCCGCTTGCTAAAGCTGGTATCCAGGGTGGCGACATGATCTATAAAATAAACGGTAATACTGTTGATATTTATGGTGAAATGAATGTGCCGTGGAGCGCTGAAGACAAAGTATCAATAGTTGATTATATATCGCGGCTTAAAGTAGGCCAAGATATTACGCTTGATTATTATCGTAAAGGAGTAGCAAAATCTACTACCTTCAAGTTTAGTCAATCAGAAGTTCCACCAGTGCATATAATGTATCCTGGTTACGAAAAAGTTGATTACGAAGTTATCGGTGGTCTTGTTGTTATGCCTTTAACTATTAATCATATTGTACTAATTGGTAAATATGTACCTGATTTGCTTGAGTATAGCGATATCCGTAAAAATCGTGAGCCAAGGCTTATTGTAACACATATATTGCTTAATTCTCCTGCATCACGTTCTCGCACTATTGGTGCTGGAGCAGTTATTGCCCAAGTTAATGGTCAAAAGGTAACTACGCTTGATGAGCTGCGTAAAGTAGTGCCGCAAAGCTTAAAAACAGGGTATTTAACACTTAGAACAGTTGAAAGTGTACTTGTGGTAATGCCTTTTGATGAAGTTATGCGTGACGAGAGACAGCTGTCAGCTACTTATTTTTATCCATTATCATCACTGTATAAAAATCTTGCTCAAGTGTACCAAAGCGATAAAGCTGTAGGCCAAGCACCTAAAGCACCGATTGAAGTTCAACAAACCAAATAG
- a CDS encoding TlyA family RNA methyltransferase has translation MKIKKRLDVYIQELYPHYSRTQIQSWIMQNKALVNGQVIAKPGTQVTDTDEVVFTLDLPKYVCRAGWKLEKALDYFEVDPKDLVILDAGLSTGGFTDCLLQRGAQKVYGIDVGYGQVHEKIRQDPRVIVKERTNLRYLEDVGERVDLITLDLSFISISKVMNAVCTLLKPAGKLITLIKPQFEAERHEIGKGGIIKDPEVHKRVVEQTIKSIESFGFDCQGVTESPIEGATGNKEFLGYFVKI, from the coding sequence ATGAAAATTAAAAAGCGACTCGATGTTTATATTCAAGAGCTGTATCCCCACTACAGCCGTACGCAAATTCAAAGCTGGATTATGCAAAATAAAGCCTTAGTTAATGGACAGGTTATTGCCAAGCCTGGTACTCAAGTAACCGATACTGATGAAGTGGTATTTACTCTCGATTTACCTAAGTACGTATGCCGTGCTGGTTGGAAATTAGAAAAAGCTCTCGATTATTTTGAAGTTGATCCCAAAGATTTAGTAATTCTTGATGCAGGACTTTCAACTGGTGGCTTTACTGATTGTCTGTTGCAACGAGGAGCCCAAAAAGTATACGGTATCGATGTGGGCTACGGTCAAGTACATGAGAAAATTCGTCAAGATCCGCGTGTTATAGTTAAAGAACGTACTAATTTACGTTATTTAGAAGATGTCGGTGAAAGGGTTGACCTCATTACCCTTGATTTATCATTTATATCTATCAGTAAGGTAATGAATGCAGTATGCACTTTACTTAAACCTGCTGGTAAACTTATTACTCTTATTAAACCCCAGTTTGAAGCTGAACGGCACGAAATTGGCAAAGGAGGGATAATTAAAGACCCAGAAGTGCATAAAAGAGTTGTTGAGCAAACTATTAAATCAATAGAAAGTTTTGGATTTGATTGCCAAGGTGTTACTGAGTCACCCATTGAAGGTGCTACAGGTAACAAAGAATTTTTAGGTTATTTTGTAAAAATTTAG
- a CDS encoding trypsin-like peptidase domain-containing protein: protein MSIYYKIGSISIALACSMFKAYSFELEYPRSITRSSGLAQQSYVEWHTLEKRVQNTVVQVWSQGTTFNWLEPYKAPEQHQGAGTAFFINAEGYLLTNFHVIEGAKSVFIHVPILGQRLLDVTIVGVCPETDVALLKLSDESSSLVKAALGEEIPYLQLGDSDILYPTEPVLALGYPLGQRYLKATDGRIAGREYSNGKSYMHITAPINPGNSGGPLLNNQGLVIGINSAGIPQAQNVGYIVPINDVKIILKDFETKQLVRKPDLGIYVNHATDEHAHSLGNPVPGGVYIHYLQANSIAAQAGVKAGDMWYGIESNGIAYVIDEYGDVKVGWRTSDKVTIDELLMRFPAGTPLKLIVYRKGQKLELDCLFNEPPVYPIRFIYPDYESEEIDYEMFGGMCVMQLRVNHLVKDRRGNNLLPQTSLLRLFTRLDHQAKKALVITRILPGSQTHKVGCFYAGALLDTVNGQKVTTLQELREALFRSVQTKEIAITTKDTNATVLSLAKVLKEEPLLARDFMFPLTDTIKNIWQLTLSN from the coding sequence ATGAGCATATATTATAAAATTGGTAGTATAAGTATCGCTTTAGCATGTAGTATGTTTAAAGCTTATTCGTTTGAACTGGAATATCCTCGCTCTATAACGCGCTCAAGCGGCCTTGCTCAGCAATCATATGTTGAATGGCATACACTAGAAAAAAGGGTACAAAATACAGTAGTACAAGTCTGGTCTCAGGGAACAACGTTTAATTGGTTAGAGCCGTATAAAGCTCCTGAGCAACATCAAGGCGCTGGAACAGCCTTTTTTATTAATGCTGAAGGGTATTTACTTACTAACTTTCATGTTATTGAAGGTGCTAAATCAGTCTTTATTCATGTGCCGATTTTAGGGCAACGTTTGCTGGATGTTACTATTGTAGGTGTATGTCCTGAAACTGATGTTGCCTTGCTTAAGCTTTCTGATGAAAGTTCTAGTCTTGTTAAAGCAGCTCTTGGAGAAGAAATACCGTATTTGCAGTTAGGAGATTCAGATATTTTATATCCTACTGAACCCGTTCTTGCGCTAGGTTATCCTCTTGGACAACGATATTTAAAAGCAACTGATGGACGTATTGCAGGACGTGAATATAGCAATGGCAAATCATATATGCATATCACTGCACCTATAAACCCAGGTAATTCTGGTGGGCCACTTTTAAACAACCAGGGTTTAGTTATAGGTATTAATAGCGCTGGTATTCCTCAAGCTCAAAATGTCGGTTATATAGTGCCTATTAATGATGTAAAAATTATTTTAAAAGACTTTGAAACCAAACAGTTAGTACGTAAGCCTGACTTAGGTATTTATGTTAATCATGCTACAGATGAACATGCTCACTCGTTAGGTAACCCTGTGCCGGGTGGTGTCTATATACATTACCTACAGGCTAATTCTATTGCTGCTCAAGCAGGAGTTAAGGCAGGAGATATGTGGTATGGTATTGAAAGTAATGGCATAGCATATGTAATAGATGAGTATGGTGATGTTAAAGTAGGATGGCGCACGTCAGATAAAGTAACTATTGATGAACTGTTGATGCGCTTTCCTGCAGGAACACCACTTAAGCTTATTGTATACCGTAAAGGTCAAAAACTAGAGCTTGATTGTCTATTTAATGAACCACCTGTCTATCCTATACGCTTTATTTACCCTGATTATGAATCAGAAGAAATAGATTATGAAATGTTTGGTGGTATGTGCGTTATGCAGTTACGTGTAAATCATCTCGTAAAAGATAGAAGAGGGAATAATCTTTTACCACAAACATCCCTTTTACGGTTATTTACACGACTTGATCATCAAGCTAAAAAAGCTTTAGTTATAACACGTATTTTACCAGGTTCTCAAACTCATAAAGTAGGATGTTTTTATGCAGGAGCTTTACTTGATACGGTTAACGGGCAAAAGGTAACAACTTTACAAGAACTACGTGAAGCGTTATTTCGTAGTGTTCAAACAAAAGAAATAGCCATTACAACAAAAGATACTAATGCAACAGTGCTTTCGCTAGCAAAAGTACTTAAGGAAGAGCCTCTTCTTGCAAGAGATTTTATGTTTCCTTTGACCGATACTATTAAAAATATATGGCAGCTTACGTTGTCTAACTAA